In one window of Musa acuminata AAA Group cultivar baxijiao chromosome BXJ3-2, Cavendish_Baxijiao_AAA, whole genome shotgun sequence DNA:
- the LOC135631312 gene encoding probable serine/threonine-protein kinase WNK11 — protein MPFVRPDPAAMDAEPFVEMDPTGRYGRYDDLLGTGAVKRVYRGFDQEEGIEVAWNQVRLRSFVHDQQMQDRIFAEVRLLQSLRHDNLIALHDVWTDDDGRSTLNFITEFCNSGSLREYRNRHRHVSLKALKKWSRQILLGLEYLHNREPCIIHRDLNCSNVFINGNVGQVKIGDLGLAAAVEKSHAAHSVLGTPEFMAPEMYEEEYTELVDIYSFGMSVLEMVTREIPYSECDNVAKIYRKVTTGVRPAAMAKVKDPEVTAFIERCLGRPRVRPSASELLNDPFFHGIDEDGPSSAPPPPPLPPQPWPSALLAGLALLHRQRPAVPTSLPSRIG, from the exons ATGCCGTTCGTGAGACCTGATCCGGCGGCCATGGATGCGGAGCCGTTCGTGGAGATGGACCCCACGGGACGATACGGGCGGTACGACGACCTGCTTGGGACCGGCGCCGTGAAGCGGGTCTACCGGGGGTTCGATCAGGAGGAGGGGATCGAGGTGGCGTGGAACCAGGTCCGTCTTCGTAGCTTCGTTCATGACCAGCAGATGCAGGACCGGATCTTCGCGGAAGTGAGGCTGCTGCAGTCGCTGCGGCACGACAACCTCATCGCGCTCCACGACGTGTGGACGGACGACGACGGACGTAGCACGCTCAACTTCATCACCGAGTTCTGCAACTCCGGCAGTCTCCGTGAGTACCGGAATCGGCACCGCCACGTGTCGCTGAAGGCCCTCAAGAAGTGGTCACGCCAGATACTGTTGGGCCTCGAGTACCTCCACAACCGTGAGCCCTGCATCATTCACCGCGACCTCAATTGCTCCAACGTCTTCATTAATGGCAATGTTGGCCAA GTGAAGATTGGGGATTTAGGGCTTGCTGCAGCCGTGGAGAAGAGCCACGCGGCTCACTCCGTACTGGGGACGCCGGAGTTCATGGCGCCGGAGATGTACGAGGAGGAGTACACGGAGCTGGTGGACATCTACTCTTTCGGAATGAGCGTGCTGGAGATGGTGACCCGCGAGATCCCCTACAGCGAGTGCGACAACGTCGCCAAGATCTACCGGAAGGTGACGACCGGGGTGAGGCCGGCAGCCATGGCGAAGGTCAAGGACCCGGAGGTTACGGCCTTCATCGAGCGGTGCCTCGGCAGGCCACGGGTTCGACCTTCCGCCTCGGAACTCCTCAATGACCCATTCTTCCATGGCATCGACGAGGATGGCCCCAGCTCTGCGCCGCCTCCGCCCCCTCTGCCGCCACAGCCATGGCCGTCGGCGCTTCTTGCAGGCCTCGCTCTCCTACATCGTCAGCGGCCAGCAGTGCCGACATCACTTCCCTCCCGGATTGGTTGA